The Caenorhabditis elegans chromosome II genome has a segment encoding these proteins:
- the C50D2.6 gene encoding CPG4 domain-containing protein (Confirmed by transcript evidence): MLCKKLGSMIECVEPVTRAGCGDQAAKMMLRFITVGFSSFEQLYSQLGISDQLPAACKSLLSLQKRTVLPERRHYVLPQASSEYSVFSSTSSTPHIPIILFSYLILF, encoded by the exons ATGCTCTGCAA AAAACTTGGCTCCATGATTGAATGTGTGGAGCCCGTAACACGAGCAGGCTGTGGAGATCAAGCGGCAAAGATGATGCTTCGATTCATCACTGTCGGATTTTCGAGTTTCGAGCAGCTCTATTCTCAACTGGGTATCTCCGATCAATTGCCCGCGGCTTGCAAGTCGCTGCTCTCACTTCAAAAACGCACGGTGCTCCCCGAGCGTCGCCATTATGTCCTCCCGCAGGCTTCTTCGGAGTACAGTGTCTTCAGTTCCACGTCTTCGACTCCGCATATTCCAATAATACTTTTCTCGTATCTcatccttttttga